A window of Mycolicibacterium madagascariense genomic DNA:
CGGAACGGTGATGCGCGGGGAGATCGACCCGCGGAACAGGCGCCCGGCCCGAATGGTGTCGATGCGGGCGCGCACCGCCTCTCCGCTGGCGTCGCGCACCAGCCGGATCGGCTGCGCCCACACCAGCAGCGCGGGCACCACCGTGATCAGCAGCAGGTGCACGATCATGTGCACCCAGAACAGGTGGTGGCTGTACACGGCGAGGGCACTGTTCACCACCAGGACGAGGATCAGGATCGCGGCGAGCGCCGAGACGATGCGCAGCGGTGGCCACGACTGCCCCTGGCGCCGCAGTCGGAGGACGAGGACGAGGTAGCCGACCAGTGCGAGGGCGATGAGCAGGTCGGCCACGGGGGAGGACGTCCAGGTCGTCAGCCATGCCGAGCCTATGGGTGGCGGGCTATCCATCGTCATGACGCGGGCTCCGACTCGGTGTTGGGGTGTGCCGTGGTGTCCTCATCGAGAGTAGCCAGAAGTGTCCATCGCGACCGGACCGCGGCCGTCATTGCAGTGTGCAATAGTTGCACTGTACTGGTCGAATCGGGGCTCCCGTCGCCGAGAGGACATCCATGCCCGATCACTCCGATGCCGCCGCCGACGACACGGTGGACGGCATCACCGACGCCCTCCTGACGGCCTCACGGCTGCTGGTGGCGATCTCGGCGCAGTCCATCGCGAATGTCGATGAGACGCTGACCATTCCGCAGTTCCGCACCATGGTGATCCTGTCCGCCCGCGGCCCGGTCAACCTGGCCACCCTGGCCGGCCTGCTCGACGTGGCTCCCTCCACCATCGGCAGGATGGTCGATCGCCTGGTGTCGGCGGGGCTGATCGACCGCCAGCCCAACCCCGACTCGCGCCGCGAAGTCGTCGTCGACCTGACCGTCCGCGGCCTGGACGTGGTGGCCGGCGTCACCGGGCACCGGCGTCGCCGCATCGCCGAGGTCGTCCGCACGATGCCGCCGCGGGAGCGACGGGGACTGGTTCGGGCGCTGACCGCGTTCACCGACGCCGGTGGGGAGCGGGCCGCGACCCTGGAGGTCGACAGTTTCCTTGCCTGACAAGGGGACTCGCACCCCGCGGCGCGCTCAGCGCCTCGAGGTCGCCGAACCTTCGGCAGGCTGGCGATCGGTGGCGAAGGACCCGACGTGATCGATCACGGCGTGCAGTGCGGTCTGCAGGGGTTCGCCGTCACGCAGGGTCTTGGCCAGCAGGAGCCCGCCCTGCACCGTGGTCAGCAGCGTCGTGGCGAGCACGTCGACGTCGGCGTCCGGCCGCAGTTCGCGACGGTCCTTCATGGCTTGCAGGCCGTCGCGGATGGCGTGCTGCCACCGCCGGTAGCCCTGAGCGAGGGCTTCCCGTGCCGCAGCATCGGTTTCGGCCAACTCGCTGGCGAGTGACCCCAGCGGGCAGCCGCCGTGGTAACCGTTGGTGCGCTGGAGGTCGGCGATGACGTCGGCCCAACTGCGGAGCGCGTCGAGATCGTCGAGGCGGGCGAGGAGCGGTTCCTGGAAGCCGAGGATGGCGTCGGTCTGGAATTCGATGACGGCACGGGTGAGCGAGCGCTTGTCGCCGAAGTAGTGGTAGATCTGCGACGCGCTGACGCCGGCCGCCGACTGGACGTCCTCGGTGCTGGTGCCGGCCACCCCCCGCTCGAACATGAGGGCGGCGGCCTCGGCCACGATGCGGTCCCGGGTGAGCTGGCCCTTTCGGGTGAACATCGCACCAGCGTACCGATAGTGGAGTTGACATTCCAAAACGAAGGGGGTTTTGTGGAGTGATCAGTCCACTCTGCAGCGAAAGGCGAGGCCCATGACGGCACACACCCCCACGATCGAGGAGCAGGCACGAGCGACGGCGGCGGGCGCGGCCGAGAGGTTTCCCGCGGACGTGGTGGCCGCGTTCACCGCCGATCAGGCCGAGCTCGATGCCCGCGGCGTGCCCGCCGGCGTCGCCGTCCCCGGGACCGGCATGCCCGACGGCGACCTGCTCGACGTCCACGGTGCGCCGACGTCGCTGGCGCGCGTGCGCGACGGCAAGCCCGCGGTCGTGGTGTTCTACCGTGGGGCGTGGTGCCCGTACTGCAACATCGCGCTGCGGACCTACCAGGATCAACTCGTCCCGGCACTCGCCGATCGCGGCGTCGAGTTGATCGCCGTCAGCCCCCAGAAGCCCGACGGGTCGCTGAGTGCCGCGGAGTCGAACGAACTGACGTTCGCGGTCGTGTCGGATCCGGGCAACCAATTGGCGGGCGCTCTGGGCATCCTGACCCAATCGTCGGCGGAATCCCTTGCCGCACAACGTAAGATCGGGCTGGACGTCACCGAGGTGAATGCCGATGGCGGTGCGGCCCTGCCGATGCCCACCGTCGTGGTGGTCGACGCCGCGGGCGTGATCCGCTGGATCGACGTGCATCCGAACTACACCACGAGGAGCGAGGTGCCCGACATCCTCCGTGCCGTCGACGCGGCGGTCCAGTGACGGTGAGCGCCGATCTCGACTTCTACTTCGATCCCGTCTGTCCCTTCGCCTGGATGACCAGCAAGTGGGTGCGAATGGTGGCCGAGCAGCGCGACTATACCGTCGACTGGCGGTTCATCTCGCTGCGAATACTCAACGCGCACATCGACTATGACGCGCACTTCCCACCCGACTACGAGGCGGGGCACACCGCGGGACTCAAACTGCTCCGCGTCGCCGCGCGCGTCCGGGCCGACCACGGGCCCGAGGCGGTCGGACCGCTCTACCTCGCGCTGGGGCGTCGCATCTTCGACACCGCGTCCGACGGTCCCGCGACCGGCGCCCACCAGGGTTCGCGCGAATTCCTCGAGCCCATCCTGACCGACCTCGGTCTGCCCACCGAGCTCGCCGACGCCCTCGACGACGACGCCCTCGACGACGTGCTGCGCGCCGAGACCGACCACGCGCTGGGCCTGACCGGCAAGGACGTCGGCACCCCGATCCTCCACTTCCAGCCGCCCGACGGAGTGGCGTTCTTCGGGCCCGTCATCAGCCGACTGCCGAAACCGGATGAGGCCGTGCACCTTTGGGACCACGTCGTCGGGTTGGCGAGCTTCCCCGGCTTCGCCGAGCTCAAGCGCAGCCTGCGGGAACGGCCGCAGCTCGCGAGTTTCGGCGTCGACCCCGCGGCCACGGGCGTCGAGGAGGACTGGCACGGCGGGAGCCGCCGGACCAAGAAGTAGCACGCCAACGCCTCTCGCCTCGCACACGTCTGTCGACGTCGTCAACGAATGATGACGCTGTCGAGGCCATGGCTCTCGCGACAGGCTCTCCATCGGCGAGGCTCGACTCTGCGCACAGGGCGCCATTCGCCCCGTCCCTCCCGCACTCTTGCGCCATGGCCGCAGAGTCGAGCCGTTACCGCAGCTAGAAAATCTAGCGCCGCTATTGACGGCGGTCGGGTACAAGGTTAGCGTTGCTAACACCAACGACCAAAGGACGCCGCCATGACCACCATCACCACCGTCGGGTACGTGCTCGCCGGTCTGCTCGCCGCTGGCATCGTGTTCATCGGCGCACGATTTCTCGTCGCGCCCGGCGTCGCCGCCGCCGGTTACGGCGTAGTCCCCGACGTGGACGAGACCGCCGTGCGCGCCTACCTCAGCGTCAAGGGCGTGCGTGACATCGCCACCGGCCTGTTCGTCGGCATCCTGATGATCGCCGGCGCCACCCACCTCGTCGGGTGGGTGATGTTGGCCGCCACGATCATTCCGCTCGCCGATGCCACCATCGTGCTGCGCAGCGGCGGGTCCAGGGCGATCGCCTGGGGTGTGCACGGGAGCACCGCGGCCGTCATGCTGATCACCACGGCGCTGCTGCTGTTCTAGCCCTCCTCGCGCCGACCCGCGACGAACGACGCCTGAGCGCAGCGCCATTCGACCGATGCGGTCGGGGGTGCGGTCTTAGCGCGCGGGGTAGGCCAGAATGGGACGGGTCGAGAGGAGGCCCGTGTCGCGACAGTCAACGCGTAAAGCCTTGCCCGCGAGCCTGGCCCACCTGACCGACGACGCCTTCCTCGGGGTGCTGTCCGCGGAGGGTGCCGTGTCACGCGCACACGTCGCGAAGGTCACCGGCATCTCCAAGCCCACCATTTCCGAAGCGGCACAACGGCTTCTCGCCGCGGGGATCATCGTCGACCTCGGGCTGAGCGCGGGCCACCGCGGCCGTCCGACCCAGCTCTACGACATCAACCCCCACTATGGCCACGCCCTCGGGGTGGCCCTCGAGCGGGGGCACGTGGCCGTGCGGGTGTTGAACTACCGGGGCCAGATCGTCTGCGACTACCAGCTCGACACGCCCGCCGACGGCGATCTGTTCACCGCCCTGGCCGACGCCCGTGGACTCGTCGCGAAGTACTGCCGGCACCTGAGGACGCCGCGCCTGGCGACCGCGGTGTCGGTCGCGGCGCCCGTGGATCCCACGACCTCGACGATCGTGCAGGTGCCGGACGCTCCGTTCACGGGGACCGTCGCGTCCTTCGGCGCGGCGCTGGGCCTCGGCGAGGACGAGTCCGTCCACGTCGACAACGACGTGAACTGGGCGACCCTCGCCGAGCACCGGCTGGGGTCCATGCGTGACGTCAGCGACTTCCTCTACGTGTACCTGGGCGCCGGGGTCGGCGCCGGACTCCTGCTCGGCGATCGCCTCCACCGCGGAACCCGCGGCGTGGCAGGCGAACTCGCGTTCACCGCACTCGAAGGTGGCCAGACCCTGATGCGCAGACTCGCGAGCTCGGTCATCGGCACCGACGACGGCCGGTCGATCGACACCGCCCGCGCGCTGCGCCTGTTCGCCGACGACGGACCCCGGACCGCCGAGCTCGATCACATCCTCGACGACCTGGCGCGGGTGATCGTCAACGTCACCACCACGATCGATCCGGGTCGGGTGGTCCTCGGCGGTCCGCTCGCCGCGTCGCCCTCGCTGGTCGACGCCCTTCGCGCACGCATCCGGCGCGACGCGCTGACCGACGTCACCGTCGGCACCAGCCCGCTCGGACGCGACGCCCCGATATCCGGCGCCGCGATCGGCGCACTCGAACTGGCCCGGGAGCGCCGTCGCCAGAGGTGACGCGGCGCCGGTCGCTAGCCCGGCTGGCTGTTGTTCTTCTGCGAGCCCCACCCGTGAACGCGGTCCACGGTGATGAGTGCGCTCACGCGCGCGCGGTCACGACGGGGGTACGGCTGATCGGTGTAGTGCTGCGACAGCGCGTCGATGTCGGCGAGTCCCTCGTCGTCGTAGATCCGGGTGACGTGACCGATCACCGTGACGTGGGTGTACCAGTCGGAGGAATCGATGACCGTCAGCGAGACGCGCGGGTCCTTCTTGATGTGCTCCAACCGCTTGCGTCCCTCGTCCATGTTGACGAGGACCTCGTCACCGCGTAGCAGGTACCACGTGGCGGCCGACACCGGCTGCCCGTCGGACCGCACCGTGGCGATGACCGCGGGGTTGGGCTTGGCGAGCATGGCCTTGGCTTCTTCTGACAGCGACTGAGACATGTCCATCATTGTCCACCGCCGACGTTGCGGCGCCCACGCGCCCGCCCTAGAACAGCGACAGTTGGCGGGTGTCCTCGTCGCCGAACGTCGCCGGCACCGGGCGGTTGCGCACCCGCACCGGCCACCAGAACCACCGGCCGAGCAGCGCCGCGATCGACGGTGTCATGAACGACCGCACGATCAGCGTGTCGAAGAGCAGGCCCAGCGCGATCGTGGTGCCGATCTGCCCCAGCACCAGGAGGTCGCTGAAGATGAACGACGCCATCGTGAAGGCGAACACCAGCCCGGCCGCGGTGACGACCGATCCGCTGCCCGCCATCGACCGGATGATGCCGGTGTTGATCCCGGCGTGGATCTCCTCCTTGAACCGGGACACCAGCAGCAGGTTGTAGTCCGATCCCACGGCCAACAGCAGGATCACCGCCAGCGGCAGGATGACCCAGTACAGCTGGATGCCCGCAAGGTACTGCCACACCAGCAGCGACAGGCCGAACGACGCCCCCAGCGACAGCGCCACGGTCCCCACGATGACGAGCGCGGCCACCAGGCTGCGCGTCACGAACATCATGATGAGCATGATCAGGCTGAGCGAGGCCACGGCGGCGATGATGAGGTCGTAGTGCGCCATGTCCTGGATGTCCTGGTAGGTCGACGCCGTGCCGCCGATGTAGATCTTCGATCCCGCCAGTGGCGTGCCCTTGATGGCTTCCTGCGCCGCGTGCCGGATGGCGTCGATGTGCGAGATCCCCTCGGGCGTCGCGGGATCGACGTCGTGGGTGATGATCATCCTGGCGGCCTTGCCGTCGGGGGAGAGGAACAGCTTGAGGCCGCGTTGGAACTCGGGGTTGCTGAACGCCTCCGGCGGTAGGTAAAAGGAGTCGTCGGTCTTCGACGCGTCGAAGGCCTGGCCCAGCGCCGTCGAATTCTGCAGGGCCGCTTGAGTTCCGCTGTAGATGCCGTTGGTGGTGGCGTAGTTCGTCTTCGTCAGGTCGCGGTTGGTCTGCTGGTTCTGGATCTGCGGGGGGATCAGCGACAGCAGCTTGGGCTGCAGCGCGTCGAGCTTGGAGATGCTGCCCGAGACGTTGGCCAGCTGATCGGTCAGCGCGTCGATCCCGTCGAGGGCGTCGAAGATCGACCGCAGCGCCGCGCACACCGGGATGTCGAAACAGTGTGGCTCCCAATAGAAGTAGGCCCGCAGCGGCCGGAAGAAGTCGTCGAAGTTGGCGATCTTGTCGCGCAGGTCCTGAGCCGTCGCGACGGTCTGCTTGAACGCCTCGCTCTGCTCGTGGGTGACCTCGCTGGACTGCTGCTGCAGGGCGTACTGCTGGCGCAGCACGGTGATCGTGTCGTCGATGACCCCGACCTGCTTGAGCAGATCGGCCGCGCGGGCCTGCTGGAACGGCAGGTTGTTGATCGACGACGCATTGCCCGAGCTGATCTGGAACGGTATCGAGGTGTGGTCCAGCGGGGTGCCCAGCGGCCGCGTGATCGACTGCACCTGGGCGATGCCGTCGGTGTGGAACACGGCCTTGGCGACGCGCTCGAGCAGGATCATGTCCGTCGGGTTGCGCAGGTCGTGATCGGTCTCGATCATCAGCAGTTCGGGGTTGAGCCGCGCCTTGGAGAAGTGGCGTTCGGCGGCGGCATATCCCACGTTCGACGGCGCCGAGGCGGGCATGTACTGCGCCACGTCGTAGCTCGTCTGATAGCCCGGCAGCGCGGTCAATCCGAGGAAGGCCAACGCCAGCGTCGCGATCAGGATCGGTCCCGGCCACCGGACGATCGCGGTGCCGATCCGACGCCAACCCCGTTTGGCGGTCTTGCGCTTGGGCTCCAGCAGCCCGAACCGACCGCCGATCACCACGACCGCCGGCCCGAGCGTGAGCGACGCGGCGAGGGCGATCAGCACGCCGATCGCGGCCGGGATGCCGAGGCTCTGGAAGTAGGGCAGGCGGGTGAAGGACAGGCAGTACACCGCGCCGGCGATGGTCAGTCCGGAACCGAGCACGACGTGCGACGTGCCGCGGTACATGTCGTAGTAGGCGACCTCGCGGTGCAGGCTCTCGTTGCGCCGTTCGTGGTAGCGGCCGAGCAGGAAGATCATGTAGTCCGTGCCGGCGGCGATGACCAGCAGCGTGAGGATGTTCGTCGAATAGGTCGACAGGCCGATGAGTCCCGAGTTGGCGAGGAACGCGACGATCCCACGGGCCGCGGACATTTCGATGAGCACGGTGATCAGGGCCAGCAGCATCGTGACGATCGAGCGGTAGACGATCAGCAGCATCACCGCGATCACCCCGACCGTCAGCAGCGTGACCGTCACGGTGCTCTCGTTGCCCACCTCGAACTGGTCGGCGATCTGCGGGGCGGAACCCGCGACGTAGGCATGGATGCCCGGTGGTGCCGGTGTGTGGGCGATGATGTTGCGCAGCGCGTCGACCGATTCCAGCGACAGCGCCTCACCCTGGTTGCCCGACAGGAACACCTGCACGTAGGCGGCCTTGCCGTCGGGGCTCTGCGAGCCCGCGGCGGTCAGCGGGTCACCCCAGAAGTCCTGGACGTGCTGAACGTGCTTGGTATCGGCCTCGACCCGCTTGATCAGGCCGTCGTAGAAGCGGTGGGCCTCCGCGCCGAGGGGCTGGTCGCCCTCGATCACGATCATGGCCTCGCTGTCGGTGTCGAACTCGTGGAACACCTTGCCGATGCGCTGAAAGGCTTGCAGCGACGGCGAATCCGGCGAACTCAGCGCGACGTTGTGCTCTTCGCCGACGGCCTCCAGCTGGGGCACCAGGGCGTTGGTGAGGGCGGCCGCGGCCACCCAGAAGATCACGATGGGGACGCACAGCCGACGAATCCACTTCGCGAACCGGTCGGTGACCGTTGCCCGTTCTGCCAGGTGATTGCTCATCCGGACTTGTCCAGGCAAAAGGTGTACGCGTTCAAGGTGTTTGCCGTTCTCTCGTCCTTGACCGCGTCGTCGATCATGATCCGGCAGCCGATGGAGTTGGTGTCGCCCTGCGCGGCGACGTTGACGAAGACCGAGGGTTGGGTGGTGGTGGTGTCATACGCCCACGGCAGGGCGGCGGCGTCGACCCGCTGCGGCTGGGCGTTGACGTCGAGGTAGGTGATGGTGGCCGTCGTGCCGGGCGCGCCGAAGACCTCGAGCACCACGTGCTTGGGGTTGAACGGCACGATCTCGTTGGCGCCACCGCTGGGGGTGGACGTCACGTCCTTCGAGCCGAAGATGCCGTTGAGGCGATAGACCGAGAAGCCCGCCACCGCGATGACCAGCACGGCGACGACGATCATCCACCGCCGGATCAGCAGGCCGCCGAGCGAGAGCCGCCGCATCCGTGAACCCCTTCGACGAAAGAATGACGCGCGCGGATTCAAGGCCGCCCCCCGCGTATGTCAACCAAGTTGACAGTACGGTACGGGACCGGACACCACAACCGCTACGCCATCACGCGTGTCGGGTGAGGCTGGGGAGCAGGACGTCGTCCACGAGATGTGCGACGGTCTGCGGACCGGGGGACCGGCCGGTGAGGACCGTGCGGTAGATCAGGTACCCGGGCAGCACGTCCCAGAGGTCCTCGGTGATCGCGTTCGCGGAGATCTCGCCGCGCTCGACGGCGCGGGCCAGCACGTGCGTCATGAATGCCTTGCGCTCGTCGAGGAACTGCTCGTGCATCATCGCATCAAGCTCGGCGATCCGCGAGGTCTCGACCAGGACGGCGCGAATGGTGCTCGCGTGGGTGTTCACGTGAGCGCAGATGGACTCACCCAGGCTGATGAGGTCACCGCGCAGCGTTCCGGTGTCGGGTTCGACCTTGTTCTCCCGGGTGCCCTCCACGAATGCGGCCAACACCAATTCGGCCTTCGTCGGCCATCGTCGGTAGAGGGTCGCCTTGCTGGCTCTCGCGGTCGTCGCCACCGCCTCCAGCGTGAGCCGGTCGTACCCGTGCTCCTGAAGCAACTGCAGCGTGACGGCGAGGAGTTCGCATTCCCGGGCGGACCACGACGTCTCCGCGGCACGATCGGCACTCCGCATGACGGGGCCTCCATTCCGACGGTGGGCTCGTGACCGAATACCCGGCATTCTGCACCACGATCCACGCTGCGTCCGCGAAGGCGTCCCGCGATGCGTCAGTCCTGGATCGTGACCGGGATCGGTTGATATCGACTCTGCGGGGGTGCCACCGGCCCGGCGGCGGGGGCCGACGGCGCCTCCGCCGGGTGCGATGCCGACTGCAGCACGGCCAGCAGGGTGGCGCCGTGCTCGGCGATGATCATGACCAGGGGGTGCTGCTCGCCCGCCGCGACGGCCGCCACGGCACACGCCGGACACCACGTCTGCTGGCATCGGCCCCGTGGCGCGTCGGCCCCCGGGATCAACGCGGCGCCGCTCTCGAGCAGCGGCCCGAGGATGGTCAGCAGCTTGCGCACGATCGCGCGCACCTGCGGACCGATGTCTGGCGGAGTGTCGACCACGTCGGGCTGCTCTCGATTCGGTTCTCGGAGTGGAACTTTGGACGCCGACCTGGGGTCAGGGCAGCCGGCGCGAGGAGATCAGGCCTTGGGTGACGTCGCGGCGCAGCGAGTCGACGATGGAGCGCTGCCGCAGCGGTGGGCTGTCGGTGTGGGCGTCGTGCGAGACGCCGTCGAGCAGGTCGGCCAGTGCCTCGGGCGCCGACCACGACGGCGCCCAGTCGAGCTCCTGCCGTGCCCGCGAGCAGTCCATCAGCGGCACGCTGAACGCAAGGTCGAGCCAACCCCTGTCGATGTGCTGGAGGCGGGCCCGCCAGCTGACGTCGACGAGGGCGCCGAGCAGCTTGGCGGGCAGGTGAATCGGCTTGGCGCCGAGCACCTTTGCGACGTCGTCACGTCCCATCGGCGGCTCGGAGGCGAGGTTGAACGGCCCGGAGGCACGCCGTTCGACGACGCGCACGAGGGCGTCGGCGACGTCGTTGGCGTGGATGAGCGGTATGCACAGTCGGCTGTCGAGCGGCAGCACCGGCAGCTTCGGAATCATCTGCATGGGAACGTATCCCGGCAGGCCGTAGCGCATCAGTCCGCCGGCCGCGGCCCGCTGCAGGATGAAGCCCGGCCGCATCCGGGCGATGGCGATCGCCTCGTCGCCGACCCGCTTCTCGTACTCGTCGAGCAGCGTCTCGGCCGCGGACTTGTCGCGGCTGTAGGCCGAGGTCGGGATGCCCGTGGTCGGCCACGACTCGTCGACCCTGGCGCCGTAGGAGCCGGCCGCATAGGTGCCGACCGAGGACATGTGGACCAGCTGGCCGACGCCGTTGGCGTGGGCGGCCTGCAGCACCGCCGACGTCCCGCCGACGCCGAGCCGGGTCAGATACCGGGTGTCGCGGGTGGGTTGAAACCCCCAGGCCAGGTGCACTACGGC
This region includes:
- a CDS encoding PPOX class F420-dependent oxidoreductase: MSQSLSEEAKAMLAKPNPAVIATVRSDGQPVSAATWYLLRGDEVLVNMDEGRKRLEHIKKDPRVSLTVIDSSDWYTHVTVIGHVTRIYDDEGLADIDALSQHYTDQPYPRRDRARVSALITVDRVHGWGSQKNNSQPG
- a CDS encoding TetR/AcrR family transcriptional regulator; its protein translation is MFTRKGQLTRDRIVAEAAALMFERGVAGTSTEDVQSAAGVSASQIYHYFGDKRSLTRAVIEFQTDAILGFQEPLLARLDDLDALRSWADVIADLQRTNGYHGGCPLGSLASELAETDAAAREALAQGYRRWQHAIRDGLQAMKDRRELRPDADVDVLATTLLTTVQGGLLLAKTLRDGEPLQTALHAVIDHVGSFATDRQPAEGSATSRR
- a CDS encoding DUF4267 domain-containing protein; translated protein: MTTITTVGYVLAGLLAAGIVFIGARFLVAPGVAAAGYGVVPDVDETAVRAYLSVKGVRDIATGLFVGILMIAGATHLVGWVMLAATIIPLADATIVLRSGGSRAIAWGVHGSTAAVMLITTALLLF
- a CDS encoding MmpS family transport accessory protein, giving the protein MRRLSLGGLLIRRWMIVVAVLVIAVAGFSVYRLNGIFGSKDVTSTPSGGANEIVPFNPKHVVLEVFGAPGTTATITYLDVNAQPQRVDAAALPWAYDTTTTQPSVFVNVAAQGDTNSIGCRIMIDDAVKDERTANTLNAYTFCLDKSG
- a CDS encoding TetR/AcrR family transcriptional regulator; translated protein: MRSADRAAETSWSARECELLAVTLQLLQEHGYDRLTLEAVATTARASKATLYRRWPTKAELVLAAFVEGTRENKVEPDTGTLRGDLISLGESICAHVNTHASTIRAVLVETSRIAELDAMMHEQFLDERKAFMTHVLARAVERGEISANAITEDLWDVLPGYLIYRTVLTGRSPGPQTVAHLVDDVLLPSLTRHA
- a CDS encoding ROK family transcriptional regulator → MPASLAHLTDDAFLGVLSAEGAVSRAHVAKVTGISKPTISEAAQRLLAAGIIVDLGLSAGHRGRPTQLYDINPHYGHALGVALERGHVAVRVLNYRGQIVCDYQLDTPADGDLFTALADARGLVAKYCRHLRTPRLATAVSVAAPVDPTTSTIVQVPDAPFTGTVASFGAALGLGEDESVHVDNDVNWATLAEHRLGSMRDVSDFLYVYLGAGVGAGLLLGDRLHRGTRGVAGELAFTALEGGQTLMRRLASSVIGTDDGRSIDTARALRLFADDGPRTAELDHILDDLARVIVNVTTTIDPGRVVLGGPLAASPSLVDALRARIRRDALTDVTVGTSPLGRDAPISGAAIGALELARERRRQR
- a CDS encoding MMPL/RND family transporter translates to MSNHLAERATVTDRFAKWIRRLCVPIVIFWVAAAALTNALVPQLEAVGEEHNVALSSPDSPSLQAFQRIGKVFHEFDTDSEAMIVIEGDQPLGAEAHRFYDGLIKRVEADTKHVQHVQDFWGDPLTAAGSQSPDGKAAYVQVFLSGNQGEALSLESVDALRNIIAHTPAPPGIHAYVAGSAPQIADQFEVGNESTVTVTLLTVGVIAVMLLIVYRSIVTMLLALITVLIEMSAARGIVAFLANSGLIGLSTYSTNILTLLVIAAGTDYMIFLLGRYHERRNESLHREVAYYDMYRGTSHVVLGSGLTIAGAVYCLSFTRLPYFQSLGIPAAIGVLIALAASLTLGPAVVVIGGRFGLLEPKRKTAKRGWRRIGTAIVRWPGPILIATLALAFLGLTALPGYQTSYDVAQYMPASAPSNVGYAAAERHFSKARLNPELLMIETDHDLRNPTDMILLERVAKAVFHTDGIAQVQSITRPLGTPLDHTSIPFQISSGNASSINNLPFQQARAADLLKQVGVIDDTITVLRQQYALQQQSSEVTHEQSEAFKQTVATAQDLRDKIANFDDFFRPLRAYFYWEPHCFDIPVCAALRSIFDALDGIDALTDQLANVSGSISKLDALQPKLLSLIPPQIQNQQTNRDLTKTNYATTNGIYSGTQAALQNSTALGQAFDASKTDDSFYLPPEAFSNPEFQRGLKLFLSPDGKAARMIITHDVDPATPEGISHIDAIRHAAQEAIKGTPLAGSKIYIGGTASTYQDIQDMAHYDLIIAAVASLSLIMLIMMFVTRSLVAALVIVGTVALSLGASFGLSLLVWQYLAGIQLYWVILPLAVILLLAVGSDYNLLLVSRFKEEIHAGINTGIIRSMAGSGSVVTAAGLVFAFTMASFIFSDLLVLGQIGTTIALGLLFDTLIVRSFMTPSIAALLGRWFWWPVRVRNRPVPATFGDEDTRQLSLF
- a CDS encoding MarR family winged helix-turn-helix transcriptional regulator, which produces MPDHSDAAADDTVDGITDALLTASRLLVAISAQSIANVDETLTIPQFRTMVILSARGPVNLATLAGLLDVAPSTIGRMVDRLVSAGLIDRQPNPDSRREVVVDLTVRGLDVVAGVTGHRRRRIAEVVRTMPPRERRGLVRALTAFTDAGGERAATLEVDSFLA
- a CDS encoding NAD-dependent epimerase/dehydratase family protein, which codes for MRIAITGASGNVGTALLRALPADHDVVGVVRRPPAPQGIYARAEWHSVDLSDSEALANLRRVFDGVDAVVHLAWGFQPTRDTRYLTRLGVGGTSAVLQAAHANGVGQLVHMSSVGTYAAGSYGARVDESWPTTGIPTSAYSRDKSAAETLLDEYEKRVGDEAIAIARMRPGFILQRAAAGGLMRYGLPGYVPMQMIPKLPVLPLDSRLCIPLIHANDVADALVRVVERRASGPFNLASEPPMGRDDVAKVLGAKPIHLPAKLLGALVDVSWRARLQHIDRGWLDLAFSVPLMDCSRARQELDWAPSWSAPEALADLLDGVSHDAHTDSPPLRQRSIVDSLRRDVTQGLISSRRLP
- a CDS encoding mycothiol-dependent nitroreductase Rv2466c family protein encodes the protein MTSKWVRMVAEQRDYTVDWRFISLRILNAHIDYDAHFPPDYEAGHTAGLKLLRVAARVRADHGPEAVGPLYLALGRRIFDTASDGPATGAHQGSREFLEPILTDLGLPTELADALDDDALDDVLRAETDHALGLTGKDVGTPILHFQPPDGVAFFGPVISRLPKPDEAVHLWDHVVGLASFPGFAELKRSLRERPQLASFGVDPAATGVEEDWHGGSRRTKK
- a CDS encoding peroxiredoxin-like family protein; protein product: MTAHTPTIEEQARATAAGAAERFPADVVAAFTADQAELDARGVPAGVAVPGTGMPDGDLLDVHGAPTSLARVRDGKPAVVVFYRGAWCPYCNIALRTYQDQLVPALADRGVELIAVSPQKPDGSLSAAESNELTFAVVSDPGNQLAGALGILTQSSAESLAAQRKIGLDVTEVNADGGAALPMPTVVVVDAAGVIRWIDVHPNYTTRSEVPDILRAVDAAVQ